TGGCTTTGTCAGGCAATACTGCCCGCGCCGCCGGCACAGCTGGTGCTTAGGCATCTGCATAGGTGTTGAGTTTCTTGATGTCGGGCTCGCTGCTGCTTAATGCCGCATACTTAAGCTCAACCCGGAAGTCACAGCTGGGGTACCCGGCGGAGGGGTAGACCGGAGTAGCAGGCTGCTACTGCTATAAGGCGCTATAATGTGCCGCTGCCGCATTATTCTTTATCTTTTGGGCCTGAAACTCCCCCGCTCCCTCACAACCCATAAATGAGTTCTTTCTCGAATCTGTTTCGCCGCAAGGATATCGGCGCTATTCTACAAAACCCGCCCGCCGATGTGGAAGGCCACGGCCACGGCAGCCTGGAGCGCAACCTCTCGGTGCGCGACCTGACGGCCCTGGGCATTGCCGCCGTCATTGGGGCCGGCATCTTCAGCACCATCGGCAATGCCAGCCACGACGGTGGGCCGGCCGTGTCGTTGCTGTTTGTATTTACGGCTATTGCCTGCGCTTTTTCGGCTTTGTGCTACGCCCAGTTTGCCGCCACCATCCCGATTAGCGGCTCGGCCTACACGTATGCTTATGCCTCGTTTGGGGAGCTTACCGCCTGGATTATCGGCTGGGCCCTCATCATGGAATATGCCGTGGGCAACATCGTGGTGGCCATTTCCTGGTCCGACTACTTTACCGGGCTCATGGAGGGAATTGGGGTACACATACCGGCTTACCTAACCATGGGCACCCAAAGCGCCTATAAGGGCTACCACGAAGTGCTGGAGCTGATGCAGAACGGCAAGCCCCTGACCGACGTGGCCCCGGCTACCCTGGAAGCCTACAAAACCTGGAATACGGCCCCCGCGCTGTTCGGCGACTTCCGCCTCGTCTGCGACCTGCCCGCCTTCCTCATCACCGTCCTGATTACGGCCGTGGTGTACGTGGGTATCAAGGAATCCAAAACGGCCTCTAACCTGCTGGTACTGCTCAAGCTGATTGTGGTGGCGGTGGTTATTGCCGTGGGCGTGTTCTACGTGCAGCCCGCCAACTGGACGCCGTTTGCCCCCAACGGCATCAGCGGCGTGCTCAAGGGCGTGTCGGCCGTGTTCTTCGCCTACATCGGCTTCGACGCTATTAGCACCACGGCCGAGGAGTGCAAAAACCCCCAGCGCGACTTGCCCCGGGCCATGATTTATGCCCTGATTATCTGCACCATTCTCTACGTCATCATCACGCTGGTACTCACCGGTATGGTGTCGTATAAGGAGCTGGGCGTGGGCGACCCGCTGGCGTTTGTGTTCGAAAAAGTAGGTCTGCCCCAGCTGGCGGGCGTGGTAGCCGTCAGCGCCATTTTTGCCATGGCCTCGGTGCTGCTCGTGTTCCAGATCGGCCAGCCCCGCATTTGGATGTCGATGAGCCGCGACGGACTGCTGCCCCCCATTTTCGGCCGGGTACACCCCAAGTTTCACACGCCTTCGTTCAGCACCATCGTCACGGGCTTCTTCGTGGGCGTGCCGGCCTTGCTGCTCAACATGGACCTGGTTATCGACCTGACCTCCATCGGGACCTTGTTTGCCTTTGCCCTCGTGTGCGGCGGCATCCTGATTCTGGACCCACACGGTACTTCCGAGGCCCGCTTCAAGGTGCCCTACATCAACGGCCAGTTTCTGCTGCCGCTGCTCATGCTCATCGGCATTGTCCTGCTGTTCGTCTACAACGGCGAGGCCGTCGGTGAAATGGGCCGCATTGTGGGTGGGGCCGAGGGCCTGGAAGGCTTTCAGCACTACATCCCAATGCTGGTGTTCTTCGGCTTCTGCATCTACCTGACGGTAGCCTCGGTGCGCCGCCGCCTGTCGTTGCTGCCCACGCTGGGTTTGCTCACCAACCTGTATTTGATGACCCAGCTGGGTATCAACAACTGGTTGCTGTTCTTCGGCTGGCTCATCATTGGCCTGGCCTTGTACTTCAACTACGGCTACAAGCACAGCAAGCTGAACGCGGGCCTGACGGCCAACAACCGGCCACCGGTGATTCGATAAACCGCACCATAAAAAACACGCGCGGGCTTTGTCCGGTGGGGCTTTAACCAGGAACTTTGGTTGACCGGCTCCCCGGGCAAAGCCCGCCCTGCGTTTGGTGCTACTGACTTTTCTTATGGAAACACCCCCGGTTTCGGCCTCCACGGCCTTGCTCTCCCGCCTGCTGGCCTCCCGCGAGGAACTGCTGGATCTGGGATTGCGCAACCCGCTGCTCAACTACCGGCCTTCCCCGGCCCGGGGCGTAATCGTGACCCAGGAGCAGGCGGTGGCGGTGTACGAGGTGCTGGTGCGCCAGGGCAAAACCATGTATTTCCAGGCCGGCCCCGAGGCGAAGCCGCAAGCAAAGCCGGCAGGTGCTGTAACGGAGCCGGAAGTTGTGACGGCCGCTGCTGCGGTAACCACCGGGGCGCCGGCTGCCCCTACGGATCTTTCGGAGGCCGAGCGCCAACGCCTGCTGACCGATAACAAGCTGCAAACCGCCGAGCCGCTGGATAAGCTCGAAAAGCGGCTGCTCAACACCTATTACACGGCCCGCACCAGTCTGGAAGAGCAGGGCGTCAACATCCTGTATCTGGCTCTGGGTCAGCTCACCTGGTATGAGGCCGACAGCAGCCCGGAGGCGCGACAGGCCCCGCTGCTACTGGTGCCGGTGTTGCTGGAGCGGGGCACGGCCGCCGAGCGGTTTAAGCTCCGCCACACTGGGGCCGAAGTGGAAGGCAACCTGAGTTTGCAAGCCAAGCTGCGGGCCGGGTTTGGCCTCAACCTGCCTTTGCCCGACGCTGAAGAGGAGCTGCGCCCAGCCGACTACTTTGCGTCCGTAACCCAGGCCGTAGCCGGCTTGCCGCGCTGGCAGGTGCAGCCCGATGCCATTATCCTGGGCTTCTTTTCCTTCGGTAAGTTCTTGCTCTACCGCGACCTGGACCCCGCCACCTGGCCTGCCCCAGTGGGCTTGCTCGACCACCCCGCCATTGCCGCCCTGCTCGGTCCCGACGCCGGCTTCCGGGATGCCGCGCCCACCCTCGACGACTCGGCTTTTCTGGATACCGAAAGTGCCGCCCACGAGCTGCATCAGGTCCTAGACGCCGACTCTTCGCAGTTGCTGGCGTTGCTGGCCGTGCAGGAAGGCCGCAACCTCGTGATTCAGGGTCCGCCCGGTACGGGCAAGTCCCAGACCATTGCCAACCTGCTGGCCGAGGCTATTGGGGCGGGCAAAAAGGTGCTGTTCGTGGCCGAGAAAATGGCGGCCCTGGAAGTAGTGCAGCGCCGGCTCGAAAATCTGGGTTTAGGGGCCGCCTGTCTGGAATTGCACAGTCACAAAGCCAACAAGAAGGCCCTGCTCGACGAGCTCCGCCACACGCTCAGCCTGGGCCGACCGGCCGCCGCTCCCGACTTGGCCGACCAGCTCGCTCAGCTGCCGCGTTACCGCACCGCCCTGAATGAGTACGCCCTGGCCGTCAACGCCCCAATTGGCCGCAGTCGCCGCACGGCCCAGCAAGTGGTCGGCGAGCTGCTGCTGCTTAACCAGGAGCGGGGCACGGTAGAATTGCCCCGCCTAGCCATTGCCAACCTTGCCAACTGGACCGACGCCGACGCGGCCCATGCCGAAACTCAGGCGCAGCGCGTACAAGCCGTTTTGCAGAAGATTGGCCGGCCCAAAAACCTGCTGTTCTGGGGTAGTGAGTTGCTCGTAGTATTGCCCGCCGACCAGGAAGCTCTGACGCAGCTGCTGCGGGAGGCGCAGGTCGCCCTCGCCGATTTGCAAGCCGCGGCCCAGGTTTTGGCTCAGCACCTGGGTTTACCCGCGCCGCCCGACCGCGCTGCGGCCGAGGCCTTGCTGCCCGCTGCCCGCCACGTTCAGTTAGCCCCGCCGCTGGCCGGTGTGGCCGTGGCCGACTCCGCCTGGCATCAACGCCCGGCCCCAGTAGGGGAGGTACTGCTGGCCGGGGCCAGCTACTCGGCCTTGCACCAGCAGCACGACGCAGCGCTGTTGCCCGAAGCCTGGAGTCAGGAACTGCTGGCCGAGCGGGCCGCGGTGCTCAGCTACGGCGACAAGTGGTGGAAATTCCTCAGCGGCGACTACCGACAAGCCAAAAAGCGGCTGCAAAGCCTATGGCGCGGTTCGTTGCCCGATGACCCGGCCGCCGTGGTGGCTGTTATTGACGCTATTCACGAAGCCCGCCGCCACGCCCGGACGGTGCAGGAAACGCAGGATTGGGCCGCCGCTTTATTTGGTGCGGCCTGGCAGGGCTTGCGCTCCGACTGGCCCGCCCTGCGTAAAGTGGCCGACTACCTGACTCAAACGCACCAGCGTCTTGCCCAGCGGCAATTGCCTGCCGAGTTGCTGCATTATATGGCGCAATCTTCTGATCCTGCGACTGTTTCAGCTCCCTTAGCGGCGCTGGAAGTAGCCTTGGTGCGGCACCGGGGAGCCATCCAGGCAGTAGCTCAAGCCTTGCAGCTCAACGAAGCCCGCCGCTTTGGCCCCGAGGGCCGCCTGGAGTTTCAGTCCTTTGCCGCCCAGCACGCCACGCTCAGCGCCTGGCTGCCCGACGTGCCCGCCCTGCGCCTGGCCACCGAGTGGAACAATGTAGCGGCGGCTGTGGCAGCTGAAAATCTACCGGAGCTTCTAATACTGGCCGAAACCTGGGAGCTGGCGGCCTCCCAC
Above is a genomic segment from Hymenobacter cellulosivorans containing:
- a CDS encoding DUF3320 domain-containing protein, with product METPPVSASTALLSRLLASREELLDLGLRNPLLNYRPSPARGVIVTQEQAVAVYEVLVRQGKTMYFQAGPEAKPQAKPAGAVTEPEVVTAAAAVTTGAPAAPTDLSEAERQRLLTDNKLQTAEPLDKLEKRLLNTYYTARTSLEEQGVNILYLALGQLTWYEADSSPEARQAPLLLVPVLLERGTAAERFKLRHTGAEVEGNLSLQAKLRAGFGLNLPLPDAEEELRPADYFASVTQAVAGLPRWQVQPDAIILGFFSFGKFLLYRDLDPATWPAPVGLLDHPAIAALLGPDAGFRDAAPTLDDSAFLDTESAAHELHQVLDADSSQLLALLAVQEGRNLVIQGPPGTGKSQTIANLLAEAIGAGKKVLFVAEKMAALEVVQRRLENLGLGAACLELHSHKANKKALLDELRHTLSLGRPAAAPDLADQLAQLPRYRTALNEYALAVNAPIGRSRRTAQQVVGELLLLNQERGTVELPRLAIANLANWTDADAAHAETQAQRVQAVLQKIGRPKNLLFWGSELLVVLPADQEALTQLLREAQVALADLQAAAQVLAQHLGLPAPPDRAAAEALLPAARHVQLAPPLAGVAVADSAWHQRPAPVGEVLLAGASYSALHQQHDAALLPEAWSQELLAERAAVLSYGDKWWKFLSGDYRQAKKRLQSLWRGSLPDDPAAVVAVIDAIHEARRHARTVQETQDWAAALFGAAWQGLRSDWPALRKVADYLTQTHQRLAQRQLPAELLHYMAQSSDPATVSAPLAALEVALVRHRGAIQAVAQALQLNEARRFGPEGRLEFQSFAAQHATLSAWLPDVPALRLATEWNNVAAAVAAENLPELLILAETWELAASHLAAAVRQTWLEFLQKQAYSQYPALRQFERASHEQTAARFREVDEGSLYHNRVRAMMQHFSQLPNAQASGQMLLLRNEFAKKTRHLPLRKLMQQAGRAIQAIKPVFMMSPLSVAGYLPPGAVEFDLVVFDEASQVKPVDALGAIARGRQLVVVGDSKQLPPTSFFDSLTGAGEEADEENVTADIQSILELCKARQMPERMLRWHYRSQHESLIAPSNHLFYDDKLVIFPSPGGQGPLGLVYHHLPSTHYERGTTRTNPLEAAAVAEAVLLHARTTPKLTLGVVAFSQAQRQAIEDALEKLRRQRPETEDFFNRHAHEPFFVKNLENVQGDERDVILISIGYGRTREGYLSMSFGPLNGEGGERRLNVLITRAKQRCEVFTNLSADDLDLTRTKAKGVVALKTFLNFAQCGVLSQNQATGRAPDSPFEEAVHRALTARGYTVRPQIGCQGFYIDLAVVDPDQPGRYVLGIECDGAMYHSARSARDRDRLRQQVLENVGWKLHRIWSTDWFRDPARETERAVQAIEEARRSASDETEDEIFAAVDTQIGISREAAPEGPVPLAEPYQMAQLPAAARQLEVHQHSMTRLGGWVAQIVAVESPVHLDEVTRRIALATGATQVGARIRKSVASAVRLAVNLRHIRLEGDFLWTPAMTAATVPLRDRSGLPTASRKLSFVAPEELARAIQVIVQHSFALERAAVVLPVARLLGFARPGDEMRQQIDAAVQRLVETEVVREVNGVLQPQS
- a CDS encoding amino acid permease; this encodes MSSFSNLFRRKDIGAILQNPPADVEGHGHGSLERNLSVRDLTALGIAAVIGAGIFSTIGNASHDGGPAVSLLFVFTAIACAFSALCYAQFAATIPISGSAYTYAYASFGELTAWIIGWALIMEYAVGNIVVAISWSDYFTGLMEGIGVHIPAYLTMGTQSAYKGYHEVLELMQNGKPLTDVAPATLEAYKTWNTAPALFGDFRLVCDLPAFLITVLITAVVYVGIKESKTASNLLVLLKLIVVAVVIAVGVFYVQPANWTPFAPNGISGVLKGVSAVFFAYIGFDAISTTAEECKNPQRDLPRAMIYALIICTILYVIITLVLTGMVSYKELGVGDPLAFVFEKVGLPQLAGVVAVSAIFAMASVLLVFQIGQPRIWMSMSRDGLLPPIFGRVHPKFHTPSFSTIVTGFFVGVPALLLNMDLVIDLTSIGTLFAFALVCGGILILDPHGTSEARFKVPYINGQFLLPLLMLIGIVLLFVYNGEAVGEMGRIVGGAEGLEGFQHYIPMLVFFGFCIYLTVASVRRRLSLLPTLGLLTNLYLMTQLGINNWLLFFGWLIIGLALYFNYGYKHSKLNAGLTANNRPPVIR